A stretch of Metabacillus sp. FJAT-52054 DNA encodes these proteins:
- a CDS encoding STAS domain-containing protein, translated as MIHSIKNFDEAAEKILSFMSTIVPINTLFIAKNDQKSNKIEKVINRDYALLNSGDTLPFQDTFCKLSVDYGNRVLMIEDLNDNDWTKDMTVTRNLSGGSFIGIPINFSTGENYGTICGLDNKKVEFEEEHVELFTTMASLLSYVLDLDRVNREVEELSAPMVPLTDDIAVLPVIGDISQKRAEIIIKSTLKQSSDRCLQYLILDLSGISRINKEVIHHLLQLVNMLELIGVTPILTGILPEHAQHMVQSNLIVDGILVKKSLAAALSHIGFALVEKEIAGTEERP; from the coding sequence ATGATTCATTCCATTAAGAATTTCGACGAGGCAGCAGAAAAGATTTTAAGTTTTATGAGCACGATTGTTCCGATTAACACTCTTTTCATTGCTAAAAATGATCAAAAATCCAATAAAATCGAAAAAGTGATAAACCGGGATTATGCCTTGCTGAATAGCGGGGATACCCTGCCCTTTCAAGATACATTTTGCAAGCTAAGTGTGGATTATGGGAATCGCGTTCTGATGATTGAGGATTTGAACGATAATGATTGGACGAAGGATATGACCGTTACCAGGAATTTGTCAGGTGGAAGCTTCATTGGCATCCCAATCAATTTCAGTACAGGAGAAAACTACGGAACCATCTGCGGTCTGGACAATAAAAAGGTAGAATTTGAAGAAGAGCACGTTGAGCTGTTTACTACCATGGCCTCCCTCTTAAGCTATGTCCTTGATCTTGATCGAGTCAATCGTGAGGTAGAGGAATTATCCGCTCCGATGGTGCCGCTCACAGATGACATAGCCGTTCTCCCTGTAATTGGAGACATCAGTCAAAAAAGGGCTGAAATCATCATCAAGTCAACCCTTAAGCAAAGCTCAGACCGCTGCCTTCAATATCTCATACTGGATCTATCAGGAATCAGCCGAATCAACAAAGAGGTCATCCATCACCTGCTCCAGCTGGTCAACATGCTGGAGTTAATCGGAGTAACCCCAATCCTAACCGGCATCCTTCCTGAACATGCACAGCATATGGTTCAAAGCAATCTGATTGTAGACGGGATTTTAGTGAAGAAATCTCTTGCAGCGGCGTTATCGCATATTGGGTTTGCGTTGGTGGAGAAAGAGATAGCAGGAACGGAAGAACGTCCTTAA
- a CDS encoding ion channel, with amino-acid sequence MYLFRKLYLKAIKIKFITLMAVTLLFLILNAWIMKALEPQTFESYLHVIWWLMTTMTTVGYGDVSPVTPAGRLWTMLVIYPFGIGIFGIVIGMIVDSFSKHKQMKEEGKLMYKGQNHYVIIGWSLKSKEAVKELLFEEPDTDLVLIDELEKSPVTHERFHYINGSATDSSTLDSAGISRSKAVLIFAPAHIEDMDLADGKTLLIASSIEEYDTGTEKNIYTIAEILNKQHVKMFKHANIDEFVLSQHSASHLMAKSARHHGTSTVFDKLLNNGNRDAELREIRSIPEWKTYRDAFDRLRQKNVLLLSDQKDMNVLQKLDEPLAPGTKLYVVCDEESLGRIWGK; translated from the coding sequence TTGTATTTATTTAGAAAGCTTTATTTAAAGGCGATCAAAATCAAATTCATCACCCTCATGGCAGTCACTCTCTTATTCCTGATCCTCAACGCCTGGATCATGAAGGCACTTGAGCCGCAGACCTTCGAAAGCTACCTGCATGTGATCTGGTGGCTGATGACGACGATGACAACGGTTGGATATGGAGATGTTTCTCCGGTTACTCCAGCTGGCAGACTGTGGACAATGCTTGTTATTTATCCTTTTGGGATCGGAATTTTTGGAATCGTCATCGGAATGATTGTCGATTCTTTTTCAAAGCATAAGCAAATGAAGGAAGAAGGGAAACTCATGTACAAAGGACAGAATCATTATGTCATCATCGGCTGGAGTCTTAAATCGAAAGAGGCCGTTAAAGAGTTGCTTTTCGAGGAGCCGGATACAGACCTTGTCTTAATCGATGAGCTTGAAAAATCCCCGGTTACCCATGAACGGTTCCATTACATAAACGGAAGTGCCACCGATTCTTCTACACTGGATTCAGCCGGTATTTCCAGATCCAAAGCAGTTCTCATTTTTGCACCCGCTCACATCGAAGATATGGATTTGGCTGACGGGAAAACACTGCTTATTGCTTCAAGCATTGAAGAATATGACACAGGCACGGAGAAGAACATTTACACGATTGCTGAGATTCTGAATAAGCAGCACGTAAAAATGTTCAAGCATGCCAATATCGATGAATTCGTTTTATCCCAGCACTCCGCTTCCCATCTAATGGCGAAATCCGCTCGGCATCACGGGACGAGTACCGTCTTTGACAAGCTATTAAACAATGGAAACCGTGACGCGGAACTGCGGGAAATCCGCTCGATTCCGGAATGGAAAACGTACCGGGATGCCTTTGACCGATTACGCCAAAAGAACGTGCTGCTGCTGTCGGATCAGAAGGATATGAATGTTTTGCAGAAGCTTGATGAGCCGCTTGCTCCGGGAACGAAGCTTTATGTGGTTTGTGATGAGGAGAGTTTGGGGAGGATTTGGGGGAAATAA
- a CDS encoding DUF6671 family protein, translating to MKHPYSGKEAAFATMHRKEEIAVPVFAELQISLRVPQNINTDELGTFTGETERKQPPLETARLKAKLGMKRLGLPYGLASEGSFGPCRFFPFVGEDCEIFLWIDEILGIEIHEQVISTATNFSSATVSSLETAETFLKKADFPSHSLIIRPNQMTEPVFYKGICGRKELDEAIAECTAISKDQLAMIQTDMRAHHNPMRQKVIHEAARKLVKRMGSLCPECGCPGWGVSKTVAGLPCELCHIPTAMVKEEIFSCKACTYSRTEKRSDGKTEAGAMYCVICNP from the coding sequence ATGAAGCATCCCTATTCCGGTAAAGAGGCCGCATTTGCTACGATGCATAGAAAGGAAGAAATAGCTGTTCCAGTGTTCGCTGAGCTGCAAATTTCCCTTCGTGTCCCTCAGAATATCAACACAGATGAATTGGGGACATTTACAGGGGAAACAGAAAGAAAGCAGCCTCCATTGGAAACAGCGCGTTTAAAAGCAAAGCTTGGAATGAAGCGGCTTGGCCTTCCTTACGGTCTAGCCAGTGAAGGAAGTTTTGGTCCATGCCGGTTCTTTCCTTTTGTCGGGGAGGATTGTGAAATTTTTTTGTGGATCGACGAAATTCTTGGAATCGAAATACATGAACAGGTCATCAGCACCGCAACCAATTTCAGTTCAGCGACTGTCTCGTCCCTGGAAACAGCCGAGACCTTTCTAAAAAAAGCGGACTTTCCATCCCATTCCTTAATTATAAGGCCAAATCAAATGACTGAGCCTGTTTTCTACAAAGGAATCTGCGGAAGAAAAGAACTGGATGAAGCGATTGCAGAATGCACAGCGATCTCAAAAGATCAGCTCGCAATGATTCAAACGGATATGAGGGCCCATCATAATCCTATGAGGCAGAAGGTCATCCATGAGGCAGCGAGAAAACTTGTGAAACGGATGGGTTCTCTATGTCCTGAATGCGGATGTCCCGGCTGGGGGGTCAGCAAAACGGTAGCAGGGCTTCCCTGTGAACTGTGCCATATTCCGACTGCGATGGTGAAAGAGGAGATTTTTAGCTGCAAAGCCTGCACATATAGCAGGACGGAAAAACGGAGTGATGGAAAGACAGAAGCAGGTGCGATGTATTGTGTTATTTGCAATCCATAA
- a CDS encoding YdiU family protein has translation MGTGSAKTGWNLDSSYTSLPSSFYTVIEPNPVNHPKMVIFNKQLAANLGLGADELQNDAAILSGNEIPDGSIPLAQAYAGHQFGNFTMLGDGRAMLIGEQITPSGERMDIQLKGSGPTPFSRRGDGRAALGPMLREYIISEAMHGLGIPTTRSLAVVATGEPIYRDTELPGAILTRVAVSHLRVGTFQYAANWTSEEELRALADYAIDRHYSEIKNNDNRYLSLLQEVMKRQAELISKWMLVGFIHGVMNTDNMTISGETIDYGPCAFMDTYDPETVFSSIDVQGRYAFLNQPGIGGWNLARFAESLLPLLHKEQEEAVKIAQETISGYPELYKRQWYKGMRAKLGIFNEEKEDETLIQHFLAMMQKEKADYTNTFVALTFDKEHALSVNPDYARWKGSWQERLSRQEESEAAVHQLMRNSNPAIIPRNHRVEAALDAAVNGDLTAMEELLDVLSNPYEHSEKQTAYAEPPGPECGPYETYCGT, from the coding sequence ATGGGAACCGGATCAGCGAAAACAGGATGGAACCTGGACAGCAGCTACACCAGTCTGCCATCCTCCTTTTACACAGTAATTGAACCAAATCCAGTGAATCATCCGAAGATGGTCATTTTTAATAAACAGCTTGCTGCAAATCTTGGCTTGGGTGCGGATGAGCTTCAAAACGATGCAGCGATCCTTTCCGGAAACGAAATTCCAGATGGCTCCATTCCTTTAGCCCAAGCCTACGCTGGCCACCAATTCGGAAACTTTACGATGCTTGGAGACGGACGTGCGATGCTGATTGGAGAACAGATCACTCCTTCAGGCGAACGGATGGATATCCAGCTGAAAGGCTCAGGACCGACACCTTTTTCACGCCGCGGGGACGGCCGGGCTGCCCTTGGACCGATGCTGCGTGAATACATCATCAGTGAAGCGATGCATGGTCTAGGGATCCCGACAACCCGCAGCCTCGCGGTTGTAGCAACGGGGGAGCCGATTTACCGCGACACCGAATTGCCTGGTGCCATTTTAACAAGAGTGGCCGTGAGCCATCTGCGCGTCGGCACCTTTCAATATGCAGCCAACTGGACATCCGAGGAAGAACTGCGGGCGCTTGCTGACTATGCGATCGACCGTCATTATTCGGAAATCAAAAATAATGATAACCGGTACCTGTCCCTGCTTCAGGAAGTCATGAAGCGACAGGCCGAACTGATTTCCAAATGGATGCTTGTTGGATTTATCCACGGAGTTATGAACACGGACAACATGACGATCAGCGGGGAAACGATTGATTACGGTCCATGTGCTTTTATGGATACGTATGATCCGGAAACCGTCTTCAGCTCAATTGATGTACAAGGCCGCTATGCCTTTCTGAATCAGCCGGGAATTGGCGGCTGGAACTTGGCAAGATTTGCGGAAAGCCTTCTGCCGCTGCTGCATAAAGAACAGGAGGAAGCGGTGAAAATCGCCCAGGAGACAATCTCTGGCTATCCTGAGCTGTACAAGCGGCAATGGTATAAGGGCATGAGGGCAAAGCTCGGAATATTTAATGAGGAAAAAGAGGATGAAACGCTGATTCAGCATTTCCTCGCTATGATGCAGAAGGAAAAGGCAGACTATACGAATACGTTTGTGGCCTTGACCTTTGACAAGGAACATGCGCTCTCGGTCAATCCGGATTACGCCCGTTGGAAAGGGAGTTGGCAGGAAAGATTGTCAAGACAGGAAGAATCGGAAGCAGCCGTTCATCAGCTGATGCGGAACAGCAATCCTGCCATCATTCCAAGGAATCATCGGGTGGAAGCGGCGCTTGATGCTGCGGTAAACGGAGATCTGACTGCGATGGAGGAACTATTGGATGTTCTATCAAATCCATATGAGCACTCGGAAAAACAGACGGCATACGCTGAGCCGCCGGGGCCGGAGTGCGGTCCTTATGAGACGTATTGCGGGACTTGA
- a CDS encoding NADP-dependent isocitrate dehydrogenase codes for MKVKKQITVAHGDGIGPEIMTAVLRMIKAAGAELEIEEVEIGEKVYERGVTAGMDRTAWDSIRRTKVFLKAPITTPQGGGYKSLNVTTRKALGLYANVRPCPSFSPFVDTLHPDMDVVIIRENEEDLYAGIEHRQTDDVYQCLKLISRPGTEKIVRYAFEYARHHNRKKVTCFVKDNIMKLTDGLFSKIFQEIGEEYPEIEKENWIVDIGAAKLADTPEMFDVIVMPNLYGDILSDVAAQIAGSVGMAGSANIGEHCAMFEAIHGSAPRRAGQNLANPSGLLHGAIMMLVHIGQTEAAAAVHNAWLRTIEDGIHTYDLYKEGVSKQKAGTQEFADAVIARIGQIPTALKPVSYSTGSSWKIAAAETKPAKKELAGIDIFLHWKGGNPDELGRKVSAIKSENLGLSVITNRGVKVYPDGLPETFCTDHWRCRFLGDGITPEQAAELYVKLIQHGFDCIKTENLYLFDGIPGFSAVHG; via the coding sequence ATGAAGGTGAAAAAGCAAATTACAGTAGCTCACGGGGATGGAATTGGTCCGGAAATAATGACAGCGGTACTCCGCATGATCAAAGCTGCAGGTGCTGAGCTTGAGATTGAAGAAGTAGAAATCGGTGAAAAGGTTTACGAACGAGGAGTTACTGCTGGGATGGACAGGACGGCATGGGATTCAATTCGCCGGACAAAAGTGTTTTTGAAGGCGCCGATTACCACTCCGCAGGGCGGAGGCTACAAAAGCTTGAATGTAACAACTCGCAAGGCACTTGGACTATATGCAAACGTACGGCCTTGCCCATCCTTTTCCCCATTTGTGGACACACTTCATCCGGACATGGATGTCGTGATAATACGAGAGAATGAAGAGGATTTATATGCTGGGATTGAGCATAGGCAAACAGATGATGTATATCAATGTCTAAAACTCATTTCGCGGCCGGGCACAGAGAAAATTGTCCGCTATGCATTTGAATATGCCCGGCATCATAACCGGAAAAAGGTAACATGCTTTGTGAAAGACAACATAATGAAGCTTACAGACGGATTGTTCAGCAAAATTTTTCAAGAGATTGGCGAGGAATATCCCGAAATCGAGAAGGAAAACTGGATTGTTGATATTGGAGCAGCAAAACTTGCAGATACACCGGAAATGTTCGATGTCATCGTCATGCCAAATCTATACGGAGACATCTTATCTGATGTTGCGGCCCAGATCGCAGGATCGGTCGGGATGGCGGGATCTGCGAATATTGGAGAACACTGTGCGATGTTTGAGGCGATACACGGCTCTGCACCAAGACGTGCCGGCCAAAATCTCGCAAACCCATCCGGCTTGCTGCATGGAGCAATCATGATGCTCGTCCATATCGGACAGACGGAAGCAGCCGCAGCCGTCCATAATGCCTGGCTGAGGACGATCGAAGATGGAATCCATACGTATGATTTATACAAAGAAGGCGTAAGCAAACAAAAAGCCGGCACCCAGGAATTCGCGGATGCAGTCATCGCCCGGATTGGTCAGATTCCCACAGCACTTAAACCTGTCTCATACAGCACAGGATCTTCATGGAAGATTGCGGCAGCAGAAACCAAACCGGCAAAAAAAGAACTCGCAGGAATCGATATTTTTCTACACTGGAAAGGTGGAAACCCAGATGAGCTTGGCCGTAAGGTGTCAGCTATCAAGTCAGAGAATCTAGGTCTGTCCGTCATTACAAATCGCGGAGTAAAGGTTTATCCCGATGGGCTACCGGAAACATTTTGCACGGACCATTGGCGCTGCCGTTTCCTTGGAGACGGCATTACACCTGAACAGGCAGCAGAACTGTATGTAAAGCTTATCCAACATGGATTTGACTGCATTAAAACGGAAAATCTATACCTGTTTGACGGAATACCGGGATTTTCGGCCGTACATGGATAG
- a CDS encoding methyltransferase domain-containing protein, with protein sequence MTSYDKDLFKGTAGFYSQYRPIYPSSLIRLLIDRFELDGKGKMVDLGCGTGQLTLRLSDWFEKLIGVDPEEEMLVEAERNRIAARVDHCEWLAGKAEHYLNGINNETFRLVMMGKSFHWMDQEAILEGLYTLIDEGGGIAIIDAYHPNQKSEPWQLELNRIVRNWYGEERKAGSTTYSHPDMSYEERVSRSRFKAEVVKLPAYQYVCSADSIIGNVYSTSYGSRRWIGEQREAYETELREALLNIHPNDTFIEEIQLTVVLGRRP encoded by the coding sequence ATGACAAGCTATGATAAGGATCTGTTTAAAGGCACCGCCGGCTTTTACTCTCAATACCGACCCATCTATCCTTCTTCCTTAATCAGACTGCTGATAGACCGGTTTGAATTAGATGGGAAGGGAAAGATGGTTGATCTAGGCTGCGGAACCGGGCAGCTCACTCTCAGGCTTTCCGACTGGTTTGAGAAACTTATCGGAGTAGATCCTGAAGAGGAAATGCTTGTCGAAGCAGAAAGGAACCGCATTGCAGCTAGGGTGGATCATTGTGAATGGTTAGCTGGAAAAGCGGAGCATTACTTAAATGGCATAAATAATGAAACATTCCGTCTGGTTATGATGGGGAAATCGTTTCATTGGATGGATCAGGAAGCCATCCTCGAAGGTCTTTACACGCTTATCGATGAGGGTGGAGGAATTGCAATCATAGATGCTTATCATCCAAATCAGAAGTCTGAACCGTGGCAACTGGAACTGAATCGAATCGTTCGGAATTGGTACGGAGAAGAGCGGAAGGCGGGGAGCACAACGTATTCGCACCCTGATATGAGCTATGAAGAAAGAGTCTCCCGGTCCAGATTCAAGGCAGAAGTCGTGAAACTTCCTGCCTATCAGTATGTTTGTTCAGCTGATTCAATCATTGGAAATGTGTATTCAACGTCCTATGGGTCAAGGCGGTGGATAGGGGAACAGCGGGAAGCGTATGAAACCGAATTGAGAGAAGCGCTTCTAAACATTCATCCAAACGATACATTTATAGAGGAAATTCAGCTGACGGTTGTTTTAGGTCGACGCCCTTAA
- a CDS encoding DUF2294 domain-containing protein, giving the protein MSKGEMEDIISRLITKWEKEYLGRGPLQVKTSILDHAVLVVLKGVLTPAEQKISETESGLLSVKKIRAELVESGADELKQIVSSATGMEIMSFHTDISTRTGERVMVFLMR; this is encoded by the coding sequence ATGAGCAAGGGAGAAATGGAAGATATCATCAGCAGGCTTATTACAAAGTGGGAGAAGGAGTACTTGGGAAGAGGTCCTCTCCAAGTGAAAACAAGCATCTTGGACCATGCAGTTCTGGTGGTGTTGAAGGGGGTTTTAACACCGGCTGAACAGAAGATTTCTGAAACGGAAAGCGGTCTGCTGTCAGTAAAGAAAATCCGGGCAGAACTAGTGGAATCGGGTGCAGATGAATTAAAGCAAATTGTTAGCAGCGCGACAGGAATGGAAATCATGAGCTTTCATACAGATATCAGTACGCGCACAGGGGAGCGGGTCATGGTGTTTCTCATGAGGTAG
- a CDS encoding methyl-accepting chemotaxis protein, with the protein MKLTTMLKVILTSVVVLSGITIISLTLLVTSQINRGEAFDRELEYKNLAVELKGASDYLTNEVRSYVQFGEQKHYDNYWEEVNKTKTRDKVVSRLKELNTPKHLLSLVEEAKQKSDTLIQLEDAAMSAVKEKDFDQARLLVFGKEYEQGKSQILIPIDKFQKDLAHWANTQSEDLSRQMNVYLIVTGISILVLMLVIIFSLVIFMKKINPLKEMTAIAQSVAGGNLAAERVKENSKDEVGVLAQSINTMVDSLRTLILEVSQASEQVASNAEELTASAELGSNAAEGITGLTQELASGSEKQLQTVSESNRYFNQMYESVGEILGKAKSASDSARSTSNKAIIGNEAITTSIQQMNSIQTNVLDLSTVIKELGNRSYEIGKIVDVITGIADQTNLLALNAAIEAARAGEQGKGFAVVADEVRKLAEQSAASAKQIFALIHLIQDSTNRAVNGMEETTQEVTAGITIVQTAGDSFEEIISSTKGVEIEIEGISDSVNQLAENTEKVTQSTKEISRVAKESSAGVQMAAVSSEEQLAALEEITSSAAMLANMAENLQNVVAKFNLN; encoded by the coding sequence GTGAAATTAACAACGATGCTAAAGGTGATCCTGACTTCAGTAGTGGTTTTGTCTGGGATTACTATCATCAGTTTGACTCTTTTGGTGACATCTCAGATCAATCGCGGTGAAGCTTTTGATCGAGAGCTTGAGTATAAGAATCTGGCGGTTGAATTAAAAGGAGCATCCGATTATTTAACCAATGAGGTCAGAAGCTATGTTCAGTTCGGTGAACAAAAACATTATGATAACTATTGGGAAGAGGTTAATAAAACGAAGACCCGGGATAAGGTGGTTTCAAGGCTGAAAGAATTGAATACGCCGAAACATTTGCTTTCACTTGTAGAAGAAGCCAAGCAAAAATCGGACACCTTGATCCAACTTGAGGATGCTGCGATGAGTGCGGTAAAGGAAAAGGACTTTGACCAGGCAAGATTGCTTGTATTCGGAAAAGAGTATGAGCAGGGCAAATCACAAATTCTGATTCCAATCGATAAATTTCAAAAGGACCTGGCTCATTGGGCGAATACACAATCAGAGGATTTAAGCAGACAAATGAATGTCTATTTAATAGTAACAGGAATTAGCATATTGGTTCTAATGCTTGTCATCATCTTTAGTTTAGTTATTTTTATGAAAAAAATCAATCCGCTTAAAGAGATGACTGCGATTGCACAGAGCGTAGCAGGTGGAAATCTTGCGGCGGAACGGGTGAAGGAGAACTCCAAAGATGAAGTAGGTGTTCTTGCTCAATCCATTAATACAATGGTGGATAGTTTAAGGACACTGATCTTAGAGGTCAGTCAAGCATCTGAGCAAGTCGCATCAAATGCCGAAGAACTGACAGCCAGTGCAGAGCTTGGCAGTAATGCGGCAGAAGGAATCACCGGATTAACCCAAGAGCTTGCATCCGGTTCAGAAAAGCAGCTTCAAACTGTCAGTGAAAGCAACAGATATTTTAATCAGATGTATGAGAGCGTGGGAGAGATTTTAGGTAAAGCTAAATCAGCTTCTGATTCAGCAAGGAGCACATCCAATAAAGCGATTATTGGGAATGAAGCGATTACGACATCCATTCAGCAAATGAACTCGATTCAGACGAATGTATTAGATTTATCAACCGTCATCAAGGAGCTTGGAAATCGCTCGTATGAAATTGGCAAAATCGTTGATGTCATTACAGGAATAGCCGACCAGACAAACCTGCTGGCTCTCAACGCAGCAATTGAAGCAGCGAGAGCGGGTGAGCAGGGAAAAGGATTTGCTGTTGTAGCAGATGAAGTTCGAAAGCTGGCGGAACAATCCGCAGCTTCTGCAAAACAGATTTTTGCTTTAATCCATCTCATTCAGGATTCTACCAATCGAGCTGTGAACGGAATGGAAGAAACAACACAAGAGGTTACCGCTGGCATTACCATTGTCCAAACAGCGGGTGATTCCTTTGAAGAAATCATCTCTTCTACAAAAGGAGTCGAGATAGAAATTGAAGGGATATCAGACAGTGTGAATCAGCTGGCTGAGAATACAGAAAAGGTAACCCAATCAACAAAAGAAATTTCTCGGGTAGCTAAAGAATCCTCTGCCGGAGTTCAAATGGCTGCTGTTTCATCTGAAGAACAGCTGGCAGCCTTGGAGGAAATCACTTCTTCGGCAGCGATGCTTGCAAATATGGCAGAAAATCTGCAGAATGTGGTAGCGAAATTTAATCTGAATTAA